CCTGAGATCAACTGGCTTGGCAGCTGTAATGAGAGGGCTGGATCGGCAGCACTGGTGTTTGAGATGGGCATCTGTCTCTACTCCATGCATAAGTTGCAACACCATGATTGTTCTCAACAAATAACAATAAATGGATCCTCCTGGTAACAGACTTCACGCGATGGCCAACAGATAACTAACAGCGTATTTCCATGTGGCGGCTACTTCTTCCTCAGCTTGTCCTTGAAGCGTAGCCacatccccttcttctcgacCTCCTTTTCCGGCTCAGAACCATTAATGAGCTGGCCATTCAATTGAGTCCCTGGGGCTCTTGGGCCTGGATATGGTGGCGGCGCCGAGAACTCGTTCGCCAGCTGCTTCCCAGTGCCAGAGCCAAAGCCCTTCTCCGAAATCGAGGCCTCTCCATTCATGTCCATGATACTTCTCACCGGAGCAGTCCGAGTCGACGTCGTCGCTGCTGTAGGCCAGAAATCGTTGTCTGCTTCCCATATGGCATCCGATGCAGTCTTCTCCGAGTCGCTGGGCCCAGCTCCAGGCATGAACGTGCGACCTAGCTTggctgctgttcctggcgaTATGGCTCTCTGCTTCTTGACCAGTGGCTTGCCAGTacgctggtgctggaagTCTCGTCCTCGCCAGTACTTCCTGTGGCTGATGCGATACGGCCGCTCGCGGAAGTTTGCCTCGTACGCGCTCGCCACGACCTGCGCCAGGTCCTTGAGCATCTGTCCATAGTGCGGCAGGTTATACAGACTCTGCACCAGCTTTGCAACGCCGGCTTCATTCAGCGGTGCATATGCGTGTGCGCTGGAACTGGACTTGTCTTTCTGCTCCATCGCATCGACAAATTTCTTATAATTGTCGAGATCCTTCTCTAACGCATCTAGTCTCTGCCTGCTATCCCCAGTCCGCACCTTGGTCTTTTCATCCTTGATCAGATGCTCGAGATACTCGACCGTCGCATCGTTATAGTGCGTGATCGAGTTATGCTTGAGGTACAGGCTGaacctcgccgccgcagtcTGAACAGCAGCATGCTCGGTCTTCAGCTCGGCGATGTTCCTCTCGATCGCGGCGATggcgctcttcttcgctttTACCAGGCTTCCTGTCGTGTTCAGTTCTCGTTGCACGTTAGCGTCCATTACTGTCTCTTCGCTCTTTGCGTACTCGACGAGGATGTGCTCGTGCTCGTCCCACCTGTGGCCACAGACGGAGCAGTATTCACCGTTGAATGCAAAGCAGTTCTGCAGCTGGGGGGTGCCGACTTGTCCGACTGGGACGTTTGTTAAACAGCATGGATTGTGGCCTACACATTAGTACTGTCATCTCATatgggagggagagggtaGGGCTAGGGGACACAcagagcttcttcctcaacaacaccttCTCATTCTTCGCCTCATCAAAGACCGCCTCAACGCATTTCGGATTCGCACAGACCGTCTTCGGTTTAtccagctgctgcgcagAGACATTCGTCTTATGAATCTGCAGTTTCCCCTGCAGACCAGCCATCGTCCCCTCCGCATCCCGCAGCTCCGCCACCTGCTTCACATTCTTCACAATGGTATCACCAATCGCGACGGAAATCTGCTGCATCGGCGCCGTCAGCTGCGCAATCAAATGCCTCGTCTCGTTCAGCGAAAGCGTCTCCTGCGTATGATGCGGCCGAAGACCCTGGAAATGCAACAGCAACCTATCAGCCTCAGCGGCACTATGCTCCCAGCTGCGCCTGTAATCATCCTCGTGTCCCATCTCGATGCCCTGTTTGCGCGCGGCTAGATACCGGAACGATTCGCTGTCGAAGCAGTACACGTTATCCCTGGAAAGCTGCGGAATCACGTCCTGGTAGCTCGAAAGCAGACTCTCCAGCGGCTTGAATGTATCCCCCGGTGTGTAATTCGAGCCGCGGGTATTCGTGAAGCCAAACACCATATTCTGGGCTGCGCTGGTGTGTAAATGCGTTAGCAGCTCTTTGACGCAGAACCGGAACATCACGCCTAGTCGTGCGTTGTTTGGTTTCAGTAGGATCAGAATCCCGTGTAGAGAAGGGTAATTTCGTAATATGGAGAGCATGTTCGCCATGTTTTGTTTGTCTTGATCTAGTCCGCGCGTGTCTCCGATTCCGGGCGTATCGATTAGCCGGATGAGCGTGTCTTTGAAGTAAAGAGGATATACGGTGGCCTTCTGGGTAGCGGAGGAGCCCTTTGACCCGTCTGCTTCGTCTTTATCTCTTCCTACCACGACGTCTCGGCTGATCATCCGGCCTGTTTGGCGGTCGACGACCTGCGTTGTGAACGAGCACGGGATGATGCAGTTTAACTTCGGGTCTTTGAGCCCGTCGTCCAAGGAGTTGAAGGTGAGATAATTCACAAAAGCGTTGACGAAGGTCGACTTCCCCACGCCCGTCTCGCCCAGGATCAGGATGTTGACTTCGCGCGGCTCAGGTAGAGAGAGGAGAAGATCGCGTAGGGTAGCGCGGTCGAACTGGTAGAAGTCTGATGTAGACTTGTCCGTGTCTcgctccttgtccttgtgGTACGGACCCTGGCAGTTGAATGCGGATTTATGGAACGGGACGCGCCCGCAGTCGCAGTAGAAAAAGCCGTCTCTACTGCCGAACTCGACGGTCTCGTGGCAGTCGGCGCAGGACCAGAGGCAGAGATTCTGCTCGTCGCAGTGCGGGCCTGGGCAGGGGATTCGGAGGGACTTGCGGTAGCTGGGCACGTCGGTGGTTGCTTCGAGGTAGGCTCTGTCGTATTTGACTAGGTGTTTGTCGGCGAGGTCCTTGTGCTGGTCCAGGAGGTTCTCAACAACGATGGAGCCGTTGGCGTGTTCGGTGATGTAGGGCTCAGTCAGGCCTGGGCGTTGTTTGTCCCAGTCGATGAGCAGGACGTGAGGTTTTGGCTGCTGGGTGaggaggtcttcgaggagCTGTTGGTTTTCGTTCCACGAGTCGCTGGATGTGTCCATGGCGTCGCTGAAGTGGAAGACATagaaggagttggatgaaATGGCCGTCCTGCCGATGACTTCCTGGGGCTTGGATTTTGCGTCTTCGGGGAAGATGGCGCCCATTTTGACCATTCGGGACAGGAATCCGAGTTTCTGGTCGTATGTGCTTGTCAGGTCGTTCAGCTCGTTAGGGCCCAGTATATCGGACTTTGCCTGGTTGACGATATCAACCACAACTTGGCTTGTTGCTGTCCCGTCACGAACGGTAGGAAGCGCTGCAGAGTACGCAACCCGGAACTGCTCTTCAGCTTTCATCGCCTTGCGTGCCTCTTCCTTGACTCTTGCAAAGTGGCTGTCGGTAACGAGGCTCCGGTGCTGAACAAGCCGGTGGTGATGCGCATTCAATGTCCGCTGTAGACAAGCAAGATGGTCAACAAGGCCAACGACCTGGCCATAGCATTTCCTGCTCAGCTGTCCAGAGATCACATTATTAGGTAGAATAGCACCAAGCATAGACAGATACGTCACCGGTAGCAAGGTATACATCAACGGTACACCCCCAGTCCGCTGAACATGTCCCTGCAACTGACCGAAGTGCTCTGCAGCATCAGAGATATTGTCCGTCTGGCCGGTAAAGATCTCTCT
The nucleotide sequence above comes from Aspergillus puulaauensis MK2 DNA, chromosome 3, nearly complete sequence. Encoded proteins:
- a CDS encoding uncharacterized protein (COG:S;~EggNog:ENOG410PW37;~InterPro:IPR027417,IPR006073,IPR025662;~PFAM:PF01926;~go_function: GO:0005525 - GTP binding [Evidence IEA]), whose translation is MNTITRPSLGQYVPLGTLYDTRTESFLSGSLLSTHNPSPLPSTETQTEAEPKPNPTPTDSITSNPLTKSTKTIVKTTSIDERFKALNVTPDLAASLLAGLVQPHGGSSQYLAQQGDTVPAVHRGVVYTVESRAEELSFMGGGLREVLDLNVLEGSQATHVVTGVVWGARAVVSAQRRVLSGEERGDVEGIAEEAVKGFVGGEDGYKWLDLDSQQQQQPKDEVDDMLRVRMYTDAREIFTGQTDNISDAAEHFGQLQGHVQRTGGVPLMYTLLPVTYLSMLGAILPNNVISGQLSRKCYGQVVGLVDHLACLQRTLNAHHHRLVQHRSLVTDSHFARVKEEARKAMKAEEQFRVAYSAALPTVRDGTATSQVVVDIVNQAKSDILGPNELNDLTSTYDQKLGFLSRMVKMGAIFPEDAKSKPQEVIGRTAISSNSFYVFHFSDAMDTSSDSWNENQQLLEDLLTQQPKPHVLLIDWDKQRPGLTEPYITEHANGSIVVENLLDQHKDLADKHLVKYDRAYLEATTDVPSYRKSLRIPCPGPHCDEQNLCLWSCADCHETVEFGSRDGFFYCDCGRVPFHKSAFNCQGPYHKDKERDTDKSTSDFYQFDRATLRDLLLSLPEPREVNILILGETGVGKSTFVNAFVNYLTFNSLDDGLKDPKLNCIIPCSFTTQVVDRQTGRMISRDVVVGRDKDEADGSKGSSATQKATVYPLYFKDTLIRLIDTPGIGDTRGLDQDKQNMANMLSILRNYPSLHGILILLKPNNARLGVMFRFCVKELLTHLHTSAAQNMVFGFTNTRGSNYTPGDTFKPLESLLSSYQDVIPQLSRDNVYCFDSESFRYLAARKQGIEMGHEDDYRRSWEHSAAEADRLLLHFQGLRPHHTQETLSLNETRHLIAQLTAPMQQISVAIGDTIVKNVKQVAELRDAEGTMAGLQGKLQIHKTNVSAQQLDKPKTVCANPKCVEAVFDEAKNEKVLLRKKLCHNPCCLTNVPVGQVGTPQLQNCFAFNGEYCSVCGHRWDEHEHILVEYAKSEETVMDANVQRELNTTGSLVKAKKSAIAAIERNIAELKTEHAAVQTAAARFSLYLKHNSITHYNDATVEYLEHLIKDEKTKVRTGDSRQRLDALEKDLDNYKKFVDAMEQKDKSSSSAHAYAPLNEAGVAKLVQSLYNLPHYGQMLKDLAQVVASAYEANFRERPYRISHRKYWRGRDFQHQRTGKPLVKKQRAISPGTAAKLGRTFMPGAGPSDSEKTASDAIWEADNDFWPTAATTSTRTAPVRSIMDMNGEASISEKGFGSGTGKQLANEFSAPPPYPGPRAPGTQLNGQLINGSEPEKEVEKKGMWLRFKDKLRKK